The genomic region CGTCTGTTACAAAGCAATCGTTCAATACTACACACAGAATGCTAGAAAAGCTACATGAAAGATGGGGTTCTGTCAAATTGTTAGCTAGAGGCTTCTCCATTTAATTCAGGGTTTTCTGGTCATGTTTACCGAATCTTAAAGTGGCCCTCTTTGCTTGTTGCAGTACTACGCCCTTCAGATTTTGGAAACCGTTATCAAAACAAGATGGAAAATTCTTCCCCGAAATCAATGTgaaggtatatatatatatatatatttttttttttttactgtgatgCTCTCAAACCATTCAAaaaactttgaatcatgtcttGTTACACCTGTCAGACTTTTTTAATTCACTGCTTTTTCTATTGATGTTTTTGTCATagcatcttttctttttttgtttttgtcttaatTGAGCTGTTTTGTTAGTCCCTGATCAAAGTTCTTGTTACAGCTAATATATGAATAGCAAATAGATCTTGAACCACTCTTTACATCATACCAAACTACGTTATACCAATGGAGACGACTATACATCAGCAAATATGGTCATGCTCTTCCGCACCAAAAAGGATGCGAACAAATCATGCGCTGGTGcaaccacctgaaggagattTTGAAGAATGTCAATGGCAGGCAACTTTCATGTCAGGATATTTGGAAATCCCTTTTTATTCAATGCTTGTGTTATGTCTATTTTCCAGGGATAAAGAAGTATGTCGTCGGTCTCATTATTAAGACGTCATCTGATGCTGCAAATGTGGAGGTATGCAACAGTCATGTATTGTATTAAAAGTGGAATTTAGACCAACTAAAAAGTTTAATTCAGTCTAGTAATCCTAAATGTAATAATAGAATACATTATGGccacctttttgttttatttcatatatgtatacacagtggtgccttgagataagagTTTAATTTATTTGGTGACCAGGAATTGAAATGTCCTATGGGCTGGAAATAAAAACTTGTTTTTGTCTATGATTTGTTGACAAATATTTGACAGATTTATTGAATATTAAAATAACCATTACTTCATTACTCTTACCTCAAATCATCATATcgaaataaaagtttttttttccccctcttctaAATCATAAGTAAATCATCTTTCTTAGTGGCACCGAGAGCCTTGAATATTGCTAGTTAAAatgccaaacaccaaatattGTCATTATTGTTGCATTTGAAACAATCCAACAGCTCAGTTGTTTTACATTTGTACTTTTTAGAAAGAAAAGGTGTACATTGGAAAGCTGAACATGATTCTTGTTCAGGTAAGTTTATTCCATTCATTATTTCTActccaaatgaaatgaaaaggcTGCCCACTAGTGTAGTGGCAAAAGACAGGAGCAAAGCATGTCAATGAAGAGTCCAAATTGCACATCTGTTCTTAAGAGGCTGTGTTTGAAGTGTAGTTGACAAAAACAGACTCCATATAATTTTGCGATGAAGATCTACACCATCAGAAAGTAATAGGGACACATTTTTGAGTTATTTTTAGGATGACTTATTTTTAGCAAGTGTCACAGATAAAAATTTGCTCGGTCCATAATGTTCACCGCATTTGTCACACTGTCAAAAATGTTTGAATCCTTCTGTGTGTAGATCTTGAAGCAGGAATGGCCCAAGCACTGGCCCACCTTCATCAGCGACATTGTGGGAGCAAGCCGAACCAGCGAGAGTCTTTGCCAGAACAACATGGTCATTCTCAAACTGCTGAGCGAGGAGGTCTTTGACTTTTCCAGTGGCCAGATGACCCAGGTCAAAGCTAAACATCTAAAAGACAGGTTAGTAGAGTACTCTACTTAAAAGCGCAACATTGACCAACTGCTGCGTACTGTATCGCTGTTATAATATGCCCTTGTGTTTCTTTCAGTATGTGCAATGAATTCTCCCAGATATTCCAGCTTTGCCAGTTTGTTATGGTATGTTCTAAATCCCAGTCCCTCGCcataatgttttttgtttttaaatctcatCATCTTGTATTTTAGGAAAATTCCCAGAATGCCCCCCTGGTTCATGCCACTTTGGAGACCCTCTTACGTTTCCTTAACTGGATTCCTCTGGGCTATATCTTTGAAACCAAGCTCATCAGCACATTAGTGTATAAGGTAAGCTTGCGATAGATAGGTTGATTatatgatataaaaaaaaaaaaagtgtcacgtAGTTGAGTATCTCCTCTGATTCTTTTCAGTTCCTGAACGTTCCCATGTTCCGCAATGTGACGCTCAAGTGTTTGACTGAAATTGCTGGAGTAAGCGTCAGCCAGTACGAGGAGCAGTTTGTCACACTCTTCACCCTGACAATGTGTCAGCTCAAGCAGGTGACCTTGATGGCAAACGCAAGTGTCCTTTTTGGCCCATGCAAAATGGAACTCTaacctaattttttttttaatctagatGCTTCCCCTCAACACTAACATCCGTCTGGCTTACGCCAATGGGAAAGATGAGGAGCAGAACTTTATCCAGAACCTCAGTCTGTTCctttgtactttcctgaaagaGCACGGGACGCTCATTGAAACACGGCTTAACCTCAGAGAAACGTTAATGGAGGTAAGTTGCCGATCCAGAGGATGGACGGGGAAAATATTTCAGGATCGGAGCAGACAAACGGGTTTCTGATCTTCCTGTTCTGCTTCTAGGCGCTTCACTACATGCTACTGGTGTCAGAAGTGGAAGAGACGGAAATCTTTAAAATTTGTTTGGAATATTGGAACCATTTGGCGGCCGAGCTGTACCGAGAGAGTCCGTTTTCCACATGCACGTCGCCGTTGCTGTCCGGAAACCAGCACTTTGATGTGCCACCGCGCAGGCAGCTCTACCTGCCCGTCCTGTCCAAGGTACCACTCCTCGCTCCCGTGGTGGCAAATAAGACACGGACGGGGTCTGATAACATGTTAAATTGATATTCTTTGCGCCCACGCACGCCCAATAGGTTCGACTGCTGATGGTCAGCCGGATGGCAAAACCAGAGGAAGTCCTGGTGGTGGAGAATGACCAAGGGGAGGTAGTCAGAGAGTTCATGAAGGACACAGATTCCATAAACCTCTACAAAAACATGAGAGAAACACTTGGTAGGTCTCCCACATTCTGTCCCACTTAATGGTCTACACAAGGATTTGCTTCAGTGAAAGACTAATCATGAATATGTGCTTCTCTGCAGTATACCTGACTCACTTGGACTATGCAGACACTGAGCGTATCATGACTGAGAAGCTTCACAACCAGGTGAACGGTACCGAGTGGTCCTGGAAGAATCTCAACACATTGTGTTGGGCCATTGGATCTATCAGCGGGGCGATGCATGAAGAGGATGAAAAGAGGTTCTTGGTCACAGTCATCAAGGTGGGCTCAATATTCTTTCTTGATGAAAAATGGGCCTAGAAAAAGGTTTCAGTTAgtcgtgactttttttttttggtcgcaGGATCTGTTAGGGCTGTGTGAacaaaaaaggggaaaagacaACAAGGCCATCATAGCCTCCAACATCATGTACATTGTAGGCCAGTATCCTCGCTTTCTCAGAGCCCACTGGAAGTTCCTCAAAACGGTGGTCAACAAGCTCTTTGAATTCATGCACGGTGAGATTTTGAAAGTCGCCCATTTTGTTCGTATTGTGTAACGTAATAATCGCCTCACCGTCAATGGTCCTTTGGCATCAGAGACCCATGATGGAGTTCAGGACATGGCGTGTGACACATTCATCAAGATTGCCCAGAAATGCCGGCGGCACTTCATCCAAGTACAGGTGGGAGAGGTGATGCCCTTTATTGACGAGATCCTCAACAACATCAACACCATCATCTGCGACCTACAGCCACAGCAGGTCAGTTCAGACAATACGGAAAAACCGTCGTCACGCTCGACTCATCCGCTCACTCTCGTTTGCGTCCAAGGTGCACACCTTCTACGAAGCTGTAGGTTATATGATTGGCGCTCAGACCGACCAAGCTGTACAGGAGCATCTTATTGAGAAATACATGTTGCTGCCCAATCAAGTGTGGGACAACATCATCCAGCAGGCCACCAAGGTAACTTGAATATACTTTCATTGTCTCGTTCAGATATCTCAATACGGTGCGAGTAGGAAATATAAGTAAACCAAATACACCTTTGCATTTCACATGTATTCTTGTTCGTGCGGTTTCACTTGGCGTGTTGAACACTTTGAAGTCAACGAAATGTCTGGCCTGAGGCAAACGCAGTTTGTGAAACACTTTGACGACACGAGTCACGCTTATCGAGTTTCTGTTCAAATACATAACTCCAATTTCTCTGCGCTTTCTCCCGCTGCATCCACCATCAGAATGTGGACATTTTGAAGGACCCAGAGACTGTGAAACAACTTGGCAGCATCCTGAAGACCAATGTGAGAGCCTGTAAGGCTGTCGGCCACCCATTTGTCATCCAACTGGGCCGGATTTACCTCGACATGCTCAATGTGTACAAGTGCCTCAGCGAGAACATATCTGCTGCCATTCAGACAAATGGTATGGGAGGTGTGTGTTCATTATGGCATTTATTGTATGTGATTATTGGACCTTTGGAGATATTTGATAAGTATTCAAACTTGCTGGTATGAGTCATCGTATCGTGACTATTATTTTACAGAATGTTTGTTCTCATTTTACATGAGTAATCAAACACATAAGTAGCTGACTTTTAAGAGATTCACTGTTTTCTATGGTTAGACCTCAAGGCAGAGATAAGCTTTAAAAATTAATTTCCTTGGGATAAAGATTTGGGGGGGTCAACAGAGTAATTCAAAGCTGTATACAAATGCAGCTTAGTGCCTTGCACCTTTTGCAAGCTAAGTGGGTAATTTAAGTGAAACACGACTAAGTGATACATTTTCCTCAATTTCCCTCTtggtgaggataagcggttcagagaatGCGTGGCTGGCTTGATAAAGTACACGTAGTGTCTCATTGAACAACAAGCTTGTTTGGTTGAAGTAAATATGACCTTTACGTATTTCCAGTAATCCATTATGCCAACTTTGCGTCTAGACTGATCGGCATCGTAAACTAAAAATGATCATATCaactcaaaaacaaaaaaatattccacaAAAAACTGAGCAACAAGAACCACTTGCTGGAGTCTTAATTTGCGATTCCATTGTCCTGGTTCCACACCAAAATGGCACCAAAATTGTTTCCGTTTGAATTTGCTCGTATGTTTGACATGTGGATTTGCGTGTGCAGGAGAAATGGTAACCAAGCAGCCTCTGATCAGGAGCATGAGGACTGTCAAACGAGAGACATTGAAACTGATCTCGGGCTGGGTCAGCCGATCGAACGATCCGCAGATGGTGAgaaaccaccacacacacacactttcaaaataaatcaaatcagtCAAGTTCAAGCTTGCTGCTCCAATTGGTTGATAAACGATTCTGGTGATTAATCTGATTTTGACGTATTCTCTACAGCTTCTCTTTGTGCTCCGCTCATTGTTCTGATCCATCCTGTTGTATTGCAGGTCGGTGAGAACTTTGTTCCCCCACTGCTAGATGCCGTCCTCATCGACTACCAACGCAACGTGCCGGCTGCCCGTGAGCCTGAAGTTCTCAGCACCATGGCAACCATTGTCAACAAGCTGGGAGGGCACATCACCACTGAAATTCCCCAAATCTTTGACGCTGTCTTCGAGTGCACTCTCAACATGATCAACAAGGTATGCTTGGACTTGATATTTTATGACACCACAGCCGTGCATACGAAGAAAGGTCAAATCAGTGAATGACCGAAGAAGCACTTGTATGAACTCCCGGgtgttttttcccctcattgcAACCCCACCCCAGAACTTTGAAGAGTATCCCGAGCACCGAACTCACTTCTTCTACCTGCTGCAAGCTGTCAACTCGCACTGCTTCCCCGCATTCCTCGCCATCCCCCCAGCCCAGTTCAAACTGGTGCTGGACTCCATCATCTGGGCCTTCAAACACACCATGAGGAATGTTGCTGACACCGGTAAGGACCCTGGCCCCTGCTTTGCCTGTTGAAATGACATCGAGCAAGAACGCCAATGGGGGCACAGAATGCAGACAACAGTTCACTTCAAAAGGGCAACTTTCATCAAGACGTCGTGTGAGTTTATGTGcctctgcttgttttttttttattattttgatcaGGTCTGCAGATTCTCTACACATTGCTTCAGAACGTGGCTCAGGAGGAAGCCGCAGCTCAGAGCTTTTACCAGACGTACTTCTGCGATATCCTCCAACACATCTTCTCGGTGGTCACTGACACCTCTCACACTGCTGGTGAGTTTGCACGCACCATCGCTGAGGAAATTAAACGCTTTGCTGATGAATTGTGACTTATCTTTCAAATGGTTAGGCTTATCATTTACTTGTTTGCATTCAATTGATGCTCACAAAGTACGACATCTCAAAATTACTTGCGGGGATGGGGTCTCATTGAATTCACCGAATAGCAATGGTCTAAGAGCTAAGCTGCTCTAAGAAACGACGAGTTTATGCACAAGTGTACGAGGTGGCGTCTCACTATGATGTCACAAAGTGAGGAACTGGTCATTCTCTTGAATTTGTGAAGTGTAAATGACATACCTTTTCATCCCTCTTCTGAGAGTGACAtttggtgccccccccccccccccccttttttcttttgtcgcCTCTTTAGGTCTGACCATGCACGCTTCCATCCTGGCCTACATGTTCAACCTTGTGGAGGAAGGCAAGATAACCACTGCACTGAACCCCGCCTCTCCCGCCAACAACCAGGTGTTCATTCAAGAGTTTGTGGCCAACCTGCTCAAGACGGCCTTCCCTCACCTGCAGGAGTAAGTCTGCACCGCACTCAAGCGCAGCCAGCCTTCTGCTTGGCTTCTCCCATCTAATGTCACTTGCGTGTTCTCCGTAGTGCTCAGGTAAAGGTGTTTGTAACCGGACTGTTCAGCCTCAACCAGGACATACCTGCCTTCAAGGAGCACCTTCGAGACTTCCTCGTCCAGATTAAGGTGAGACCTTGTGTATGGCTGGAGAGTGATTGAAACGGCAAAGTCAAAGTTTTGACGACAAAAATTCAGGTTGTTCAACCCCTAATCTGCACCACACAAGAACAATAAAGGTACTTGCACTAATTTATGATTATTTACTTGGAGTAATAATAAGAATGCTTACACAAAATCCCAGCCAATGTCCAGCTAATCATTTGTAAATTCAAACATTCttttctggggaaaaaaaaactgctttctGACTTGGCCATGTTTTATAAAAACGTTGCTTTGGCACCATCTGGTGACATTATGATGCCAAGCTACTACATTTAACTGAGGAAGTGAAAACTTCATTTAGACCAGGTTTTTGCTTTgtctaaatagaataaaaagtgaTTTATCCCATAGTTTACATTTACATAATGCACATATGATAtcgctaatttaaaaaaatatataatacagatgtataaaaaaaaaaaaaatggccgactATTAAGATTGTTGGCAATTGCGCACAAATAAGTGTCATAAGAATTTAAAAGCGGTAAGAATAACTAACTTGTGTGTGGCTCTACAGGAGTTTGCCGGCGAGGACACAACGGACCTGTTCCTGGAAGAGAGGGAAGCGTCGCTTCGTCAGGCTcaggaagaaaaacacaaaatccAAATGTCTGTTCCAGGCATCCTCAACCCCCACGAGATCCCAGAGGAGATGTGCGACTGAGCCCAGCTTGCTCGGCCGTCTCCGTCGAACTGTCCAACTAACTCAACTAACCGCAGCAAAGACAACAAAAGCCAAGAAAGGCACTTCAGCGTAATGACGGATGGGAGACTCCGCCCCCTCTGCAGAATGGATGCTGGTCGTGCAAAACAACGCCAATAACATGTAAATGAATCCTGGCCCTTTTTACATAATCTAAGTTTTGTATGGAGACCTAAATAACCCGCCCACCCCACACCCCTCTCTCTTTCCACAACTTGCGGTTGTTTATCAGTCTGGCTTGCTGCTGAACTGCATGAACAAGTCATCCATTATGAATTTTGTTGGTTATATTTCACCTCCCTTGCTCTTTCCACCCCATATATTTGtttatacataaatatatatatatatatatgtgtgtgacaaatatatatatatatatatttatatacagtgagatgttttttgttgttgatctcCATCAAGACTTGCAGAGTTGGAAGGTCTTTTCGAGGCACATACACCGCTTGGTGGGAGAATGAATGGAACGGCTAATGAATGAAGGCTTAAAAGATGTCACCATCTTTTCCATTGTGACTTGTGGGGCACCTGACTAAGTTGTTTCAACACTTTTCTAAGGAACGTGACAATGTGCATATCATCCCAATTGTATAGCATCTTTAATACCatgggaacatttttttttttccttgttcaATTATTTCTTttggtgtgcgtgcgcgtgtgtgtgggtaCTGTCGCGTAGTCGACATCAGGCTTTTGTTTTCCTCTAAGAGGATTGTTGCTCATTTGTGAGCCTCCATGAATGGgacattttaaagtggcagaggTATTTATGGGTTCTTGGTTGACGGCTTTCAACGTGTTTAGTTGTGCTCATTTAGATTGTTTACCATGCAGTAGTGCTTCAAGACACTACCGATAGagcaaaatgacaaataataaatcgggtttacatttaattttgtatttttgcatttttcattCGTTCGTGTTGAGTTCTGTTCAAATAAACAATTAGGCTCAAGAATGTATAAATTTCTAGCAAGTACCCAGTCTCTAATGGTAAATATCCCTTCTCAAGGTGTTACATTGGTTGTGAATTTTTTGAACTGATTAAAACGTTTAGAGTTTTACAAACGTCTTTGCTTTCTTGGGTCCACATGTCAGACTACATCATTGGAAATGGATGCATAGAATCAAAGTAGTGTGCTATtgctgttttattattttaaaagctAACATAGCAATTCTACATCAAGATTTGTAAACTTGATGGTGAGACAACTCACAAATAAGTCACACTCCCTTTTCATTAACTGGAAGACTGAAGATGGGGGGGTCACAGAGTCAATCACACATTCTTGCATCATGCTCACTCCTCTTGCAATCATGCAGCACAGGTCAAACCGGAGACTGTTTTCTTAATCTAAGTGCACACTCTGTGCACCAATATGatacacatgtttttttttcaagctgcaCCCTTGTCCGTGGTCCCAAAATGAATCCTCCAGCAAAACATGAGAAATGGAACCAATCAGAGCACACGCTTCCTCCAAGCTGAGCCAGGTCCAGGGAGCTCCTTGTTTTTCAATGACTGACTGCAGCTGCATAAACAAACTGCAAGGCGTGCTGATCCCTGCGCGGTCACCTGAGTTAAGCAGAAGATGGCCGCTCGGTGTGAAAAGAGTGGGGGTGAGTGGTAGGTCCATATTTGACCGTGGAGCAAGCAGACGTGCCTGGATCACATTATTAGATTACTGTGCGGTCTAAGCCATCACTTCTCGACGTTTGTCCGGATCTGAGCATAGCGTATTTTAGTTCTACAAGGTGACACAAAGACACAGAATATGTCATTGATCATTTTTTTGCCCATTTGTAACTGTGTTTAGGGTTAGGAGGTTTACTATGTAGCCCACCTTGGTGTCTTGTCAAAGGTGTGTCTGCTTTGAGTAGCATTCTTGAATTGCGCCTCCAACCTGGCGTAGATTCCACCTGCTagctacaacacacacacaccaaataaaTCCTGATGAAATCAAATGGCAAGCATAGTGCTTGTCATATACTTCTTTTGTGTCCTTGGATCTGTTTTGCTCCTGGTCTCCAAAGCGCATCTTGGTGAGGTAGTCGATCATCTCGGCCATCCGACGCTGATCTGTTAAGAAACATACGAGTTGGTGTCATGTAAAGACATTCGACTGTTTTCAAACCTCTCCCCGGAATCTGTTTACCTTCTTCTCTTTGAGCATCCTGGTTGTACCGCATGGAGCGAGAACTGTCCCACTTACTTTTCTGGATGCTTACTCTGCAGAGCACAAATAACAAATGATTATTCGGGCacagtgttccctctaatttttcaagtgtctttgcaaacacacaagctccctgtgcacactggaccactgtgtgcaacgccagattaaataaataaataattgtcaaCGAGAACTTTAACTTGCTCTGGGTCGGATTTCTGTCGGTCTTTTGCGCTCTCTCAGAATAATGTACCGATCCCTCGAGTCTTTGCACAATTCCCACagctttcaaatgacatttcagCTGAATGTATGTGACACTTGAGGTAGCCCAACTTCCATATTTTCCCCCTCCGTAAACTCGCCCGCCACATTGGtttcactgcatgttttgcagagAAGACCTTTCtcattcgaaaaaaaaaaagaaaatcacaccaAATTTCACCGTTTCCTCTTGAACTTGCACACATACAATTTTAAAAGAAGTGCCGCATTTCTTAGTTATTTGGGCTTGGCGAGTGGCTGTGTCGCTGCTCGTTCGTTTCGCCATGATTAGCTAACTTAGCATTTGCATCGCTTGCCTCGGCCGCACTCTTATTAGCTAGCTAACCTGGGCGGAACACATGTTCCGGCACTATCGATCCTATGATTGGCTATGTCGCGAAAGCGAACCCTAtcatatcattggctggacacctgtcaatCACTGATTTATACTACAAAAAGGCACAGAGAAAAACCAACAATTCGGCCACTTAATTAGATTATATTACGTCTCACATTAGATATTAATCAATCAGTTTATGctggattttattttgtgcacagCATGGAGTTTCTTGTGCGCAGAGACTGCGTGACCAGTGCGCAATTGCGCATCTGCGCAGCTTAAAGGGAACACTGCTTGGGTATTAAGCAAAAGTATCTAGTGGAGTGAGATTCCATGTTTAAGGATAAAATTGATGCTGCTGCTCCCCTTGAATATAGTATATTGTAGACTTCGTTAGAGCAGTGAGTGATTCGATAACAGAATTCCTTCCATCCATTATTACCGGGGTTGTGGGTGCAATGGAGATGGTGTTGCCTGTCCTGACAATGTATTCAATAATTCTAATGATGTTAGTGTTTCAATGTTGAACTCACAAGAAAGGAGTGTTGTCTCTGGTCTGGGACTGTAGCAGGAAAACACAAGTTTGAAAAGTCAAATGTGTCAATAATACTATGAAGCATTAGTATGCAAATAATGCGTATCCAAACCATGACTCACTTTGTCCGGTTTGACCTTTCGCTGGAGGTTTGGCGAGGACAATTGTTTTTTAAGAACTCTGCTGTTCTTCTTGGCTTTCTTGGCAGCTGCAGACACAAAAGGAACGTGACAAGATATTTACAGGGACATCTGACACCATCTGCTGGACAAGGAAAGAAATAGTCTacgcagtaaaaaaaataataaaatgcttTCATGCTCATAAAGATGGCGAAGGCTGCTATAGAAAAAAAGGGGGCAACATCACCTTGCTTCTTGGACGACTCCTCATCATCCCCCACCTCATCCTCCGTGACCTCTGACCCTGTGGTGTACTCCTCGTCTTCTGACAGAAGAGATTGCTGCCTCTGGAAGGACAAGTCaagacttttatttatttatttaactgcaTATTTGTGTgattcacagacacacacgttaGCATCTAGGACCGGAGTACCTGCAACAAACATGCAAAATTCACATCTTGACTAATCTTTGAATGTTCTGTTGACTTGAATGGTAAGTCTGGTTAGAAATGAATATTTTCATACATACATGCAAGATCAACAAAACAACTGAATCTGCAGGTGACTGATTGGTTACTAGAATTTTTACAGATAAAAATGCCTACCAGTTGCAGAGTCCAGTTTTTCAAAAGAGAAAACTGGTTGAAAGAGAAAGTACCAGAAGTCATAAATGacagcagaaaagaaaaagggagaagaaaacaaagaaaaaggctTACAGTCTGGAATTCCCCACTTGGGGTTCCGAGCAGAGTTGGCTCCAAGAGGGCATCACAATCTTTTGCGACATTGGTTGGCCGCTCTTCACTTCTGACACACTTATCAGCTGGTGGCgagttacacgcacacacggcaTCTCTGTGCAACAG from Syngnathus typhle isolate RoL2023-S1 ecotype Sweden linkage group LG8, RoL_Styp_1.0, whole genome shotgun sequence harbors:
- the xpo1b gene encoding exportin-1 isoform X1, translated to MPAIMTMLADHAAQQLLDFNQKLDINLLDNVVNCLYHGVGPQQRMAQEVLTHLKEHPDAWTRVDTILEFSQNMNTKYYALQILETVIKTRWKILPRNQCEGIKKYVVGLIIKTSSDAANVEKEKVYIGKLNMILVQILKQEWPKHWPTFISDIVGASRTSESLCQNNMVILKLLSEEVFDFSSGQMTQVKAKHLKDSMCNEFSQIFQLCQFVMENSQNAPLVHATLETLLRFLNWIPLGYIFETKLISTLVYKFLNVPMFRNVTLKCLTEIAGVSVSQYEEQFVTLFTLTMCQLKQMLPLNTNIRLAYANGKDEEQNFIQNLSLFLCTFLKEHGTLIETRLNLRETLMEALHYMLLVSEVEETEIFKICLEYWNHLAAELYRESPFSTCTSPLLSGNQHFDVPPRRQLYLPVLSKVRLLMVSRMAKPEEVLVVENDQGEVVREFMKDTDSINLYKNMRETLVYLTHLDYADTERIMTEKLHNQVNGTEWSWKNLNTLCWAIGSISGAMHEEDEKRFLVTVIKDLLGLCEQKRGKDNKAIIASNIMYIVGQYPRFLRAHWKFLKTVVNKLFEFMHETHDGVQDMACDTFIKIAQKCRRHFIQVQVGEVMPFIDEILNNINTIICDLQPQQVHTFYEAVGYMIGAQTDQAVQEHLIEKYMLLPNQVWDNIIQQATKNVDILKDPETVKQLGSILKTNVRACKAVGHPFVIQLGRIYLDMLNVYKCLSENISAAIQTNGMGGEMVTKQPLIRSMRTVKRETLKLISGWVSRSNDPQMVGENFVPPLLDAVLIDYQRNVPAAREPEVLSTMATIVNKLGGHITTEIPQIFDAVFECTLNMINKNFEEYPEHRTHFFYLLQAVNSHCFPAFLAIPPAQFKLVLDSIIWAFKHTMRNVADTGLQILYTLLQNVAQEEAAAQSFYQTYFCDILQHIFSVVTDTSHTAGLTMHASILAYMFNLVEEGKITTALNPASPANNQVFIQEFVANLLKTAFPHLQDAQVKVFVTGLFSLNQDIPAFKEHLRDFLVQIKEFAGEDTTDLFLEEREASLRQAQEEKHKIQMSVPGILNPHEIPEEMCD
- the xpo1b gene encoding exportin-1 isoform X2, yielding MPAIMTMLADHAAQQLLDFNQKLDINLLDNVVNCLYHGVGPQQRMAQEVLTHLKEHPDAWTRVDTILEFSQNMNTKYYALQILETVIKTRWKILPRNQCEGIKKYVVGLIIKTSSDAANVEKEKVYIGKLNMILVQILKQEWPKHWPTFISDIVGASRTSESLCQNNMVILKLLSEEVFDFSSGQMTQVKAKHLKDSMCNEFSQIFQLCQFVMENSQNAPLVHATLETLLRFLNWIPLGYIFETKLISTLVYKFLNVPMFRNVTLKCLTEIAGVSVSQYEEQFVTLFTLTMCQLKQMLPLNTNIRLAYANGKDEEQNFIQNLSLFLCTFLKEHGTLIETRLNLRETLMEALHYMLLVSEVEETEIFKICLEYWNHLAAELYRESPFSTCTSPLLSGNQHFDVPPRRQLYLPVLSKVRLLMVSRMAKPEEVLVVENDQGEVVREFMKDTDSINLYKNMRETLVYLTHLDYADTERIMTEKLHNQVNGTEWSWKNLNTLCWAIGSISGAMHEEDEKRFLVTVIKDLLGLCEQKRGKDNKAIIASNIMYIVGQYPRFLRAHWKFLKTVVNKLFEFMHETHDGVQDMACDTFIKIAQKCRRHFIQVQVGEVMPFIDEILNNINTIICDLQPQQVHTFYEAVGYMIGAQTDQAVQEHLIEKYMLLPNQVWDNIIQQATKNVDILKDPETVKQLGSILKTNVRACKAVGHPFVIQLGRIYLDMLNVYKCLSENISAAIQTNGEMVTKQPLIRSMRTVKRETLKLISGWVSRSNDPQMVGENFVPPLLDAVLIDYQRNVPAAREPEVLSTMATIVNKLGGHITTEIPQIFDAVFECTLNMINKNFEEYPEHRTHFFYLLQAVNSHCFPAFLAIPPAQFKLVLDSIIWAFKHTMRNVADTGLQILYTLLQNVAQEEAAAQSFYQTYFCDILQHIFSVVTDTSHTAGLTMHASILAYMFNLVEEGKITTALNPASPANNQVFIQEFVANLLKTAFPHLQDAQVKVFVTGLFSLNQDIPAFKEHLRDFLVQIKEFAGEDTTDLFLEEREASLRQAQEEKHKIQMSVPGILNPHEIPEEMCD